The Streptomyces sp. NBC_00459 DNA segment CGGCCTCGCGACGGTCGTGTTGGCCCGTACGTCGCTGCCGCCCTGTTTCTCCGTCATGCCCATCCCGAAGAGCACACCGGCCTTCCGGTCCGCCCGCCCGAGCCCCTCCTCGTAGACGGTGGACGTCAGCCGGGGCTCCCACTCGGCGGCGAGCGCCGGGTCGGTGCGCAGCGCGGGCACCGCGGCGTGGGTCATCGACAGCGGGCAGCCGTGCCCCGCCTCGGCCTGCGACCACACCACGAAACCCGCGGCCCGCCGCACATGCCCGCCCGGCCGTGTCCAGGCCGCCGTCATACCGGCCGAGACGCCCTTGCCGAGCAGCCGGTGCCAGGCCGGATGGAACTCCACCTCGTCGATCCGGTTGCCGTACCGGTCGTGCGTCCGCAGTTTCGGGGGGTTCTCGTTGGCGAGCGCTCCCCATTCCTGCACCTGCGCGGAACCGGCGGACCGTCCCAGTCCGGAGAGGTCGTCCCGGGCTTCGTCCAGAAGCCCGGGGTCCAGGTGCCGCTCGACGGCCGCGACCAGGGCCTTGTCGGCGGTGAACACGTCATATCCGACCAGGGGCGGCACCTGGTTGGTCACGGTGTGGGTGCTGGCTGCCATACGAGGAACCTACCGCCCCTGCCGACTGACCAGGAGTGAGCCCGTTCAGCCGCACGCCCCGAACGGTCCTGGGCGTGGCCCGGCCCGGGAGGCCCCGGACCGGAGGCCGCTGGTGGACACAGCCCGGTGCGGCCCGACCCTGTGGGTGTGCCAGAGGCGACGCGGGCCCTGCCCCGTCCTCCGGTGGAGCAGGGCCCCGCACGCCGGCGAGCGGACGATCGTACGAGCCGGCTGGTCAGGCCACGACCGTTCCCGCGGGTCAGGCCGGCCGGGAGAGTGCCGCCAGTTCGTCGGAGGCGAGGGACGCCAGATTCTGGCCGGCGGCCCGCTCGCCCTGGATGGCCTCCAGCCAGCCCGGGTGGTACACGGTGTCGAGGTAGCGCTCGCCGAGGTCCGGCGCGATCGCCACCGCCGTGAGGTCGCTTCCGTCGTGCCGGGCCAGCCACTGGGTCGCCCCGCTGATCACCGTGCCCGTGGACCCGCCGAACAGGAAGCCCCTGGAGGCCAGCCGGCGGCAGACGCGCACCGCGTCCGGTTCCTCGACGTGGATCACCTCGTCGAGGTACGACTCGTCGAGCAGCGGCGGCCGTACGCTCGTGCCCAGGCCCGGGATCATCCGGGGTCCGGGCGGACCACCGAAGGTGACCGAGCCGACAGCGTCCACGGCGACGATCCGCACCCGCCGGTTCCACTGCCAGAACCAGCGCGCGCAGCCCATCAGCGTGCCGGTGGTGCCGGCCCCGACGAACAGGACGTCCAGGCCCGGAAACCGGCGGGCGATCGACGGCGCTGTCGTGCGGTAGTGCGCCCGCCAGTTCCCTTGGTTGTCGTACTGGTTGAGCCAGACATACCGCTCGTCGGAGGCACACAGCGCGCGGACGTAACCGATCCGGGCGCCCAGGAAACCGCCGTGCAGATCGGGCCGGTCGATCACGTGCACCCGGCTGCCCAGCGCCTCCATCGTGCGAATCGCCTGTGCGTTGCAGCGCGAGTCCGTCACGCACAGGAACCGGTAGCCCCGGCTCGCCGCGAGCACACTGAGCGCCACGCCCAGATTGCCCGACGAGGACTCCACGAGAACGGACCCCGGCCGCAGCCTGCCGTCCCGTTCGGCGGCCGTCACCATCTCGTAGGCGGCCTTCATCTTGATCGAACCGGCGAAGTTGAAGCCCTCGCACTTCAGGAAGAGGGGGAGCCCGACGGTGGCCCGGAGGTCGACGTAGAGCTCATCCTCGTTGAAGTCCGATGGTTGGGAAATGACTGGCATGTTGTCCCCCTGTGTGCGGCGCGCCTGTGTGCGGCGCGCCTGATCTGTGGCACGGCACCCGGTGACCGGGGCGCTGCGGCCGACCCCCCTGACGGGGTCAGCCGTGCCGGCGCAGTTCGTGGAAGAAGCCGTCGACGACACGCAGTTCGCCTCGGCGGGCCACCTCGTCGTGGACGAACCTGCCGACGGCGAGGTCGAGCACCCCGAGGCCGAAGGGCGAGAACACCACCGGCCGGTCCACCGGGACCTTTGTGCGCCCGGTGAGTACGTCGTCCAGCGTGCCGTCGATGAACTCCCGGCCGCCGGTGAGCTGTTCGGCCAGATGCGGCGAGGTCTCCGCCTTCAGACAGTGCTCGACATCGTCGACGTAGTTCGCCGAGGCGAGCAGGATCTCCGGTGCCAGGTCGCGCAACGAGACGTGCAGGACGAGCGGATGGTGGTCGAACCACGACACGTCGTGGATGTGCGGTTTCGCGGCGACGGTGGCGAACACCAGCAAGTCGCTGGACCTGACCAGTTGTTCGGCGCTGTCGTGCACGATGACCTTGCCGCCGCCGCCGTCCGACCGCTCCAGATAGCCCCGGAAGCCGGCCGCGCTGTCGGCGGACAGGTCGAACACGCCCGTCTCGTCGAACTCCCAGCCGGTGGCGGCCAGATAGGTGTGGATGTAGCGGGCGATGAGCCCGGTCCCGACGAACCCCACCCGCGTGGGCCGGATACGCCCCCGGCTCAGCCGGCCGGCGGCCAGCGCGGCCGAGGCCGCCGTGCGGGAGGCGCTGATGATGGAGCTCTCCAGACAGGCGAACGGATAGCCGGTGTCGTGGTCGTTGAGGATCAGCACGGCCGACGCCCGCGGAATCCCGGCCGCCACGTTCTCCGGAAAACTGGACACCCACTTCAGCCCGTCCACATGCACGTCCCCGCCGATCGACGCGGGCAGCGCGATGATCCGCGACGACGGACGGTCGGGGAACCGCAGGAAGTACGAGGGCGGGTTCACCGAGTCCCCGGCCCCGTGCAGCCGGTACACCGCCTCGACCAGGTCGACGACGTCCGACTCCCGCCCCTGGAGGGCCTGTTGGACCTGCTCACCGGAGATGACGGAGAACGGCGGGACCGTGACAGGGTTCGTGGTCATGAGGCTGTCCCTTCGGTGGAGTCGGTGCGGCGGACCGGGTCGGCGAGGGCGGCGAGGACCTCGCGGGGCCCCTCGAAGGGCTCCCGGCTGTGTGCCGTACGGATGTTGTCGACGAGCAGCAGATCGCCGCCGCGCCACGGTTCGCGCACGGTGTGCGCCTCGTACACCTCGTTGAGGATCTGGACGACGTCCAGACCGATCGGATCGCCGTTGCCGTAGCGGGTGTTGAAGGGGAGACCGTCGGCGCCGTACACGTCGACCAGGTACTCGTGGACCTCCGGGTCCATCGTCCACTCGTTGAGGAAGGCGATCTGGTTGAACCAGCAGCGGCGACCGGTGACCGGGTGGCGCATGACGGCCCCACGGCGCTGGCGGGTGCGCAGGGAGCCGTCCAGCTCCCAGGCGAACTCGATGGCGTGGGCCCGGCAGTACCGCTCGACCGAGGCCCGGTCGGAGGTGCCGAAGGCCTCGGCCACCGTCGCGCCTATCTCGTCGTTGAAAGTCCGGGTGAGCAACCACCCCTCCCGCTCGAAGCGTTGGACGAGTTCGGCGGGCAGCGCGTCGAGCACGGCCGCCGAGTCGGCCACCCCGGTCGCGCCGCCCTCGGCGGGCGCCTCCAGACAGGCGAACAGCAGCAGGCCGGGGAACTCCTGCGCGTAGCTCAGCTCGTGGTGCATGCACATCGGCTGGTTCGGCGGCCACTTGGAGGACGAGTACACGCCGTCGGCGTACCGCCGCCGGGGCGCGAAGGCCTCCTGGTCGCTCATCAGGCCGTCGGCCAGCCGCCGCAGGACGGCGCCGGTCGTGGCCGGCTCGTGCAGGCCGAGGCCGCGCACCAGCAGCGAGCCGTGCTCGGCGACGGCAGCGCGCAGCGCGTCCCGGTGGACGCCCGCCCACTCGGCGGGGTCGGCGACGGGCGGGGTGCGCAGGGTAGGCGGCCGGCCGGGGAGCAGCTCGATGCCGGGAAGGACGGCCTGGGGTACGGGAGTCGAGGTCGACGAAGCGGATGAGAGTGTCATGGTGTCGTTCCTTTCGGTGCGGCGCGCGGCCGTCGTCAGGCTGTGGCGGCCGGCGTGTCGAGCAGCTCGGCCAGGTCCGCGAGGACCGGGTGGCGGATGACGTCCTTGAGGGTGATCGCCCGGTTGAGGGCGATCGCGAGCCGGACCGCGGACAGCGAGGTGCCACCGCGGTCGAAGAAGTGGTCCAGGCGGCCGATCCGGTCCGACGGCACGCCGAGCACCTCGGCCCAGGCGGCGGCCAGCCGTCGCTCGGCGGGGGTCTCCGGCCCCAGCACGCCTTCCCCGGCGCGGTCCTCGGCCAGGGCGAGTTCCTCCGCGAGCGCGGTGAGCGTCCTGCGGTCGGTCTTGCCGTTGGCGGTGAGCGGCAGCCGCTCCCGCCAGTGCACGGCCGCCGGAACCATGTAGGCGGGCAGCGCCCGAGCCAACCGCTCCTGTACGCCGACGAGTTCGGCACCCGTGCAGAACGCCACCAGTCGTGCGCCCCGCACGACCACCACGGCACCGTCCCGGACCCCGGGCACCCGCAGCAGCGCGTTCTCGATCTCGCCGATCTCGATCCGGAAGCCGCGCAGCTTCACCTGGGTGTCACGGCGGCCGAGGAACTCCAGCCTGCCGTCGGGCAGCCAGCGCCCGTGGTCACCGCTGCGGTAGAGCCGCTCGCCGGGCCGGTACGGGTCCGGCACGAAGGCCGCCGCCGTGCGCTCGGGGTCGTTGACGTACCCGCGCCCGACACACACCCCGGAGAACACGATCTCGCCGGGCGCCCCGAGCGGCACGGGCGCGAGGTGCTCGTCGACGACGTACACACGTACGTTGCGCACGGGCCGGCCGAGCGGAACGCGGGGCCCGTCCGGCACCCGGTCCATCACCTCGTGGTTGGTGTCGTCCGAAGTCTCGGTCAGGCCATAGGCGTTGGCGACCCTGATGCCGGGCTGGGCGGCGAACCAGCGCTGCACCAGCTCCCGCTTCACCGCCTCCCCGGTGACCGACACACAGTGCAGGTCGGGCAGTTGGCGTGGCCGCCGCTCCAACTCCGCCAGCACGGCTTCGAGATACGACGGCACGATCTGGAGGACATTGACCCGGCCGTCCACGATCGTGTCCACGAACCGGGGCACGTCCAGGATCACGTCCTGTCCGACCAACAGGGTCCGGCCGCCGACGAGCAGCGCGGACACCAGCTGCCACAGCGAGATGTCGAAGCACTGGGGAGCGGTCTGCGCGACCACCTGCCCCTCGCCGACGCCCAGATCCTCCAGCTTGGCGAGCACATGGTTGACGAAACCCGCGTGCTCGCACATCGCGCCCTTGGGCTCACCGGTCGAACCGGAAGTGAAGTAGATGTACGCCAGTTGGTCCGCGCCGACGCTCACCCCGAGGTCGTCGCCCGGGTGCCCCTCCGCCCAGACCTCGTCGACGTACAGCCTCGGTACGTCCGTCACCGTCCCGTCCAGCGTGGTGGTGCTGCCGTGCTCGGTGACGACGAACGCGCACTCGGCGCGGGTGAGGGTGGCGGCGATGCGCTCGGCCGGGAAGTGCGGCTCGACCGGCAGATAGACACCGCCCGCCTTGAGCACCCCGAGCACGGCGGCCATCCAGTCGAGGTTGCGCTCGGTGACCACGGCGACCACGCCCTCACGGGCCAGCCCGCGGGCCAGCAGCGCCCGACCGAGCTGGTTCGCCCGGGAGTTGAGCTCCCGGTAGGTCCACTCCGTGCCGCCCTGCACGGCCGCCACCGCGTCCGGGTGCTTCCGCACCCGCTCCTCGAACAGTTCGTGCACCCGGCGGTCCGGGAGTTCACGGGCGGGTCCCGCCAACCCGTCCAGCTGGAAGGCGAGTTCGTCTCCCGACAGCAGGCTCTGCGACTCGTGGTCGGCGTCCGGGTCGGCGGTCATCAGGGAGAGCGCGGTGAGGTGGTAGCCGGCGATCCGGGCAGCCGCGCCGGCGTCGAGCACATCGGTGCGGTGGCGCAGCCGCAGGGTGCGCCCGCGGACGCTGAGATGCAGCACGGCACCGTCGTCCGCCGGGTTGCCGCCGTGCGGGTCGAGCACGGTCTCGTACGGCGGCTCGTCGACCGCGCCCACCTCGTCGGCGAGGTCCGTCATCGCCAGCAGTTCTCGCCAGGAGCCGGGGCCGACCAGCATCCGGCGGGGCACGGGCCGGCCGCCCTTCACCGCCACGTAGCCGGTGGTGACCTCCCGTTCACCGGAGAGCGCGGCGAGCACCTTGGCGTGCGCGGCGAGCAGCGCGGACTCGAACGAGGCCGACCTCAACAGGCTGGAGTCGAGGGGGACTTCGTACTCGGCGTACACCGAGTGGCGGTTGTGCTGCGGGTCGTTGCCCGGGACCGGGCCGGGTATCCAGCGTGGGATCGTGTTCATCGGGCTGCCCCCGTCGAAATCTGTGCGGTGTGTGCGATCTGGTCGGTCTGTCCGGCCGGTGCGATCTGGTCGCTGCGCAGGGCCACCGCCGGGTTGCCGCCCCAGCGGGCCAGGCACGGCACGTCCTCGCCCTTCATCAGGAAGGAGTCCGGGGCGAGTTGGGAACCGTCGCCCATCGACACGCCGTAGTGCACGAGCGCGCCGGTGCCGAGCGTGACGCCCCGGCCGAGGACGATGTGGTCGGACTTGTAGGTGCCGTCCTCCTGCGAGTGGGCCTGGATCTTGCTGTGCGCGCCGAGCGTGCAGTCGTCGCCGATCGTGGTGAGCGTGCGCTCGGTGATGGAGACGCCGTCGTCGAAGACCCGGCGCCCGATACGGACGCCCAGCAGCCGCCACAGCAGGTTCTTGAACGGCGTCCCGTTGAACACGACGAGGAAGTCGACCGGCACCTTCCACAGCCGTTCCTGCCACCAGAAGTGCGGGTCGTAGATGGAGACCAACTGCGGCACCAGACTGCGGAACCGGGTGATGAGCCGTTCGACCAGCACGTAGTACCCGGCGGTGAGCACGAGCCCGACGACCAGGGAGGCGCCGACCAGCGCGCCGGCGGCGATGCCGTGCGTGCCGTACACGGCGAACGCGGCGAAGCCGAGCACCGTCAGGAGGAACGAGTGCAGCCAGCGGACGAACAGGAACAGGCCTATCGTGCGCAGGTTGTAGCGGTTCTTCGCGGCGAGACGACGGTGGAACTCGTCGCCCTCGCGCAGATGGTCGAAACTGCTGTCGCGCTCCACCGACCGCGGGACCTCGAAGGACGGTGAGCCCAACAGCCCGACGTTCTCCCGGAGTTCTCCGTCGAGCGGCACCAGCACCTTGGTCGCCAGCAGGACGTTCTCGCCGGTGCGGCCCCCGGTGGGGTAGGCGATGTGGTTGCCGAGGAAGCTGTGCGCTCCGATCGACGCCCGCGAGACGCGGAAGGACGTGGCGGAGTAGTCGGCGTTGAGGACCGACAGTCCGTCGGCGACCATCGTGCCGCGGCCGACGGAGACCAGATACGGGTTCTCGTGCTGCATCTCCGTACCGAAGTTGGAGCCGGTCTGCTCGACGTGCGAGAGGTCGTAGCCGATGGCCCGCAGGTAGTGGACGATGAACGAGCTGTCGCCGCACAGCCACTTGAAGAACTTGAGGTTGGTCAGGCGGGTGACCGCCCGATGTGCCGAGTAGTGCGGGCCGTACAGCGGATAGACCTGGTCGGGCCGGATCACCAGGTTCAGCAGCCGGGGGACCAGGGACACGGTCACGGCTCCGACGACGATCACGGCGGCGAAGAGCGCGAGGGAGAGGCCCACGGCCTCGGCGTAGAACCGGACCGAGGCCATGTCGGCCACGTCCGGGTCGAACAGCGCCTCAAGGCGGGGTGCCAGGTCGAGCAGCAGGAATCCGCCTCCGACCGCCAACGGCACGTACACCAACAGGAGCTGGAGGAGGGCGGCGAGGCCGTAGAGGGCCCGTCGGACGGTGGAGCAGCGGGCGCCGGGGATCCGTATGTGGTCAACGTCCGTGGGCTGGGCGGGCGAGCCGTGCCGGCGCAGGCCTGCCGGCACCGCCTGGCCCTCGAACAGTGCGGAGGAATGGCCGAGTTGGGATCCGTCACCCATCGACGTACCGATGTCGAGGACGGTCTTCTCGCCGATGTGGACGTTCCTGCCGAGGGTGACCGGGCCGGTCTGGACGCGTCCGGCGACGACCCGGTAGCAGAGGAAGTGCGAGTCCTTGCGGATGATCGTGCCCGCGCCGACCGTGAGCAGGTCGGTGCAGACCGGCACGGTGGGCGAGAGGATGGTGACGCCCCTGCCGATCCGCGCGCCCAGCGCCCGCAGGTAGAGCACGTAGAGCGGGTTTCCGGCGAACAGGCGCATCGGATTGGCGTTGAGCAGGGCCCTGACCGTCCAGAAGCGCAGATAGGCGAGCCCCCAGACGGGGAAGTCGGCCCGCTGCCACCGGCCGACCAGCACCCACTTGGCGGCCACCGGCAGTACGCACATCCCCACGAAGACGGCGCCGCCGAAGACGACCGACCGCAGATAGACGTCGACTGCCCCCGAACCGGCGTTGATCCACCGGTAGCCCTCGACGGTGCAGAGCCCGGTGAGGAGGCAGTACGCGGCGAAGACGAGCAACTGCGCGGCCCCGCACAGGACATACCGCCAGGTGCTGCCGGGCACCGGAGCCTCGGCCGGCGGTGCGACGGGCGCCTCGGCCGGGGCGCCGGTGAGCGCCGCCGCCAGGCTCCGGATCGTCGGACTGCCGTAGACGTCCTTCATCGACACCGACGGCAGATCGTCACGCTTCCTGACCCGGGCGCAGAAGTGCGCCATGATCAGGGAGTTGGCACCCAGGTCGTCGAAGAAGTGGCTGTCGAGCGGGACGTGGTCCCTCTTCACGACACCCGCGAGCACCTCGGCGAGGATCTGCTCGGTGCCGCCCCCGGCGCCGGTCGGGTGCCTGGTCACGTCCTTGGCCGTGTGCTTGGTCGGATCGGTCGGCGACATGGGCGCCAACTCGATCGGTTTTCCCCCCACTTTTCCCCCCACGATGAACTCCTCAGTGGTGCTGGTCTTGGCTTTCGGATCGTTCCGATCGGTGGACCGGCGGTTCGGGCGGGCTCCCCTGTGCCCGCCTCCGTTCCCAGTCCCGGGCGCGCCGTGCCGCTCCCGCGACCAGGGCCTCCAGGGGTCCCCGGCCCCTGGTGAACCGCCACCCGACCGCGAAGAGCAGTGAGCCCGCGACCAGCACGGCGTACTGGAGGTCGGGGGAGCCGTTCAGCGCTCCGGTGGCGAGGAACAGGACATGGGCGGTGTAGAGGGTCAGCGGCATGCTCCCGGCGGCCGCCAACGGGAGCAGCGCGCGCCGCACCAGGGCGATCCGGGTCAGCAGCAGGACCGCCGCGAGCAGTGCGGTGGCCGCGCCGAGGGTGTGCAGCAGGTCGAACGGCGAGGTGGAGTGCGGGGCGCGGGAGAGCATCGACCACCAGGTCGCGCCGTCCGGGGTGTCCCACAGGACCTCGTCGCGGGCGTGCGGCCCGATGGCGTCGGGGAACTCGTTCTGCCGCAGCCGCTCCAGACCGCCCCAGCGCAAGAGCCACAACGAACAGGCCAGCCAGGCGGTGGCGGCGAGCGCCAGCCCGCCGGTCAGCAGCCGGGTCGCGGTGCGCCGGTCGAAGAGGTCGAGGCGCCCGATGGCGAGCCCTGCGCACAGGTACGCCGTCCACGCCAGGACCGGATAGGGGCCGTGGACGAGCAGGTCGCCGAGGAGGCCGGCCGGGTCGGTGACGACGTCCTGGAGCGTCGGATCACCGTCGAAGGCGGGTTCGGGCAGCGCCCCCCGGAGCAGGTGGACGAGGAACGGCGCGACCACGCCCAGGGCGAGGGCGATACAGGCCAACGTCCGTGCCCGCAGGGCGAGCAGAGGCAGG contains these protein-coding regions:
- a CDS encoding Pls/PosA family non-ribosomal peptide synthetase, with protein sequence MSPTDPTKHTAKDVTRHPTGAGGGTEQILAEVLAGVVKRDHVPLDSHFFDDLGANSLIMAHFCARVRKRDDLPSVSMKDVYGSPTIRSLAAALTGAPAEAPVAPPAEAPVPGSTWRYVLCGAAQLLVFAAYCLLTGLCTVEGYRWINAGSGAVDVYLRSVVFGGAVFVGMCVLPVAAKWVLVGRWQRADFPVWGLAYLRFWTVRALLNANPMRLFAGNPLYVLYLRALGARIGRGVTILSPTVPVCTDLLTVGAGTIIRKDSHFLCYRVVAGRVQTGPVTLGRNVHIGEKTVLDIGTSMGDGSQLGHSSALFEGQAVPAGLRRHGSPAQPTDVDHIRIPGARCSTVRRALYGLAALLQLLLVYVPLAVGGGFLLLDLAPRLEALFDPDVADMASVRFYAEAVGLSLALFAAVIVVGAVTVSLVPRLLNLVIRPDQVYPLYGPHYSAHRAVTRLTNLKFFKWLCGDSSFIVHYLRAIGYDLSHVEQTGSNFGTEMQHENPYLVSVGRGTMVADGLSVLNADYSATSFRVSRASIGAHSFLGNHIAYPTGGRTGENVLLATKVLVPLDGELRENVGLLGSPSFEVPRSVERDSSFDHLREGDEFHRRLAAKNRYNLRTIGLFLFVRWLHSFLLTVLGFAAFAVYGTHGIAAGALVGASLVVGLVLTAGYYVLVERLITRFRSLVPQLVSIYDPHFWWQERLWKVPVDFLVVFNGTPFKNLLWRLLGVRIGRRVFDDGVSITERTLTTIGDDCTLGAHSKIQAHSQEDGTYKSDHIVLGRGVTLGTGALVHYGVSMGDGSQLAPDSFLMKGEDVPCLARWGGNPAVALRSDQIAPAGQTDQIAHTAQISTGAAR
- a CDS encoding heparan-alpha-glucosaminide N-acetyltransferase domain-containing protein, whose translation is MPLSTPRIAGVDVVRGLALLGMFSVHVFGAFEPDDSPTVAWQLAGGRSSATFALVAGVGLAFTTGGRTPRVGRGSLTAVTARALSVGLIGLLLGYAANAGGLQVDVILAFYALLFLLALPLLALRARTLACIALALGVVAPFLVHLLRGALPEPAFDGDPTLQDVVTDPAGLLGDLLVHGPYPVLAWTAYLCAGLAIGRLDLFDRRTATRLLTGGLALAATAWLACSLWLLRWGGLERLRQNEFPDAIGPHARDEVLWDTPDGATWWSMLSRAPHSTSPFDLLHTLGAATALLAAVLLLTRIALVRRALLPLAAAGSMPLTLYTAHVLFLATGALNGSPDLQYAVLVAGSLLFAVGWRFTRGRGPLEALVAGAARRARDWERRRAQGSPPEPPVHRSERSESQDQHH
- the sbnA gene encoding 2,3-diaminopropionate biosynthesis protein SbnA, which translates into the protein MPVISQPSDFNEDELYVDLRATVGLPLFLKCEGFNFAGSIKMKAAYEMVTAAERDGRLRPGSVLVESSSGNLGVALSVLAASRGYRFLCVTDSRCNAQAIRTMEALGSRVHVIDRPDLHGGFLGARIGYVRALCASDERYVWLNQYDNQGNWRAHYRTTAPSIARRFPGLDVLFVGAGTTGTLMGCARWFWQWNRRVRIVAVDAVGSVTFGGPPGPRMIPGLGTSVRPPLLDESYLDEVIHVEEPDAVRVCRRLASRGFLFGGSTGTVISGATQWLARHDGSDLTAVAIAPDLGERYLDTVYHPGWLEAIQGERAAGQNLASLASDELAALSRPA
- the sbnB gene encoding 2,3-diaminopropionate biosynthesis protein SbnB, whose amino-acid sequence is MTTNPVTVPPFSVISGEQVQQALQGRESDVVDLVEAVYRLHGAGDSVNPPSYFLRFPDRPSSRIIALPASIGGDVHVDGLKWVSSFPENVAAGIPRASAVLILNDHDTGYPFACLESSIISASRTAASAALAAGRLSRGRIRPTRVGFVGTGLIARYIHTYLAATGWEFDETGVFDLSADSAAGFRGYLERSDGGGGKVIVHDSAEQLVRSSDLLVFATVAAKPHIHDVSWFDHHPLVLHVSLRDLAPEILLASANYVDDVEHCLKAETSPHLAEQLTGGREFIDGTLDDVLTGRTKVPVDRPVVFSPFGLGVLDLAVGRFVHDEVARRGELRVVDGFFHELRRHG
- a CDS encoding TauD/TfdA family dioxygenase; the protein is MTLSSASSTSTPVPQAVLPGIELLPGRPPTLRTPPVADPAEWAGVHRDALRAAVAEHGSLLVRGLGLHEPATTGAVLRRLADGLMSDQEAFAPRRRYADGVYSSSKWPPNQPMCMHHELSYAQEFPGLLLFACLEAPAEGGATGVADSAAVLDALPAELVQRFEREGWLLTRTFNDEIGATVAEAFGTSDRASVERYCRAHAIEFAWELDGSLRTRQRRGAVMRHPVTGRRCWFNQIAFLNEWTMDPEVHEYLVDVYGADGLPFNTRYGNGDPIGLDVVQILNEVYEAHTVREPWRGGDLLLVDNIRTAHSREPFEGPREVLAALADPVRRTDSTEGTAS
- a CDS encoding non-ribosomal peptide synthetase, encoding MNTIPRWIPGPVPGNDPQHNRHSVYAEYEVPLDSSLLRSASFESALLAAHAKVLAALSGEREVTTGYVAVKGGRPVPRRMLVGPGSWRELLAMTDLADEVGAVDEPPYETVLDPHGGNPADDGAVLHLSVRGRTLRLRHRTDVLDAGAAARIAGYHLTALSLMTADPDADHESQSLLSGDELAFQLDGLAGPARELPDRRVHELFEERVRKHPDAVAAVQGGTEWTYRELNSRANQLGRALLARGLAREGVVAVVTERNLDWMAAVLGVLKAGGVYLPVEPHFPAERIAATLTRAECAFVVTEHGSTTTLDGTVTDVPRLYVDEVWAEGHPGDDLGVSVGADQLAYIYFTSGSTGEPKGAMCEHAGFVNHVLAKLEDLGVGEGQVVAQTAPQCFDISLWQLVSALLVGGRTLLVGQDVILDVPRFVDTIVDGRVNVLQIVPSYLEAVLAELERRPRQLPDLHCVSVTGEAVKRELVQRWFAAQPGIRVANAYGLTETSDDTNHEVMDRVPDGPRVPLGRPVRNVRVYVVDEHLAPVPLGAPGEIVFSGVCVGRGYVNDPERTAAAFVPDPYRPGERLYRSGDHGRWLPDGRLEFLGRRDTQVKLRGFRIEIGEIENALLRVPGVRDGAVVVVRGARLVAFCTGAELVGVQERLARALPAYMVPAAVHWRERLPLTANGKTDRRTLTALAEELALAEDRAGEGVLGPETPAERRLAAAWAEVLGVPSDRIGRLDHFFDRGGTSLSAVRLAIALNRAITLKDVIRHPVLADLAELLDTPAATA